A single region of the Manihot esculenta cultivar AM560-2 chromosome 12, M.esculenta_v8, whole genome shotgun sequence genome encodes:
- the LOC110627423 gene encoding squalene epoxidase 2, mitochondrial isoform X2, producing the protein MTAVSLHLPPTPQLNPSLSFLYKTTSPAQSPPLSFPLATSPPLFASVLTSRKRRQSSILLEATKVTQKPVFFSAASGTRSFHHINMAFVIDKFILGTFFASISVFFLLCIFRRNHQNLKNEQKFKEKAAFKTQNDNVQRPEDGSDPDVIIVGAGVAGTALACTLGKDGRRVQVIERDLTEPDRIVGELLQPGGYLKLIELGLEDCVEEIDAQRVLGYALFKDGKNTRLSYPLENFHSDIAGRSFHNGRFIQRMREKAATIPNVKLVQGTVTSLLEENGTIKGVQYKTKDGQEHRAYAPLTVVCDGCFSNLRRSLCNPKIPPQLHDAFISAIDKGNIRTMPNRSMPADPHPTPGALLMGDAFNMRHPLTGGGMTVALSDIVVLRDLLHPLCDLNDADSLAKYLESFYTLRKPVASTINTLAGALYKVFSASPDEARKEMREACFDYLSLGGIFSSGPVALLSGLNPRPLSLVLHFFAVAIYGVGRLLLPFPSPKAIWIGARIISSASGIIFPIIRAEGVRQMFFPATVPAIYRHPPVDDKSDDVQKSR; encoded by the exons ATGACTGCAGTCTCTCTCCACCTCCCACCTACACCACAACTTAACCcgtctctttcttttctctatAAAACCACGTCACCTGCTCAATCTCCTCCGCTCTCTTTTCCCCTCGCCACCTCACCACCACTGTTTGCCTCCGTATTGACCTCAAGAAAAAGAAGACAAAGCAGCATTCTACTTGAGGCCACGAAAGTAACCCAAAAACCTGTTTTCTTTTCCGCTGCTTCTGGGACTCGTTCTTTTCACCATATAAATATGGCGTTTGTGATTGATAAGTTTATTCTTGGGACTTTCTTTGCCTCTATCTCTGTCTTTTTCCTTCTCTGCATTTTCCGCCGAAACCACCAGAACCTCAAGAACGAGCAGAAGTTCAAGGAAAAAGCCGCCTTCAAGACCCAAAATGATAATGTGCAAAGGCCAGAAGACGGCTCCGATCCTGACGTCATCATCGTCGGCGCTGGCGTCGCTGGTACAGCCCTCGCTTGTACGCTTGGCAAG GATGGAAGACGAGTTCAAGTGATAGAAAGAGACTTGACAGAGCCTGACAGAATCGTGGGTGAACTGCTCCAGCCAGGGGGAtatctaaaattaattgaattgggACTTGAGG ATTGTGTAGAGGAAATTGATGCCCAGCGAGTGCTTGGCTATGCTCTCTTCAAAGATGGTAAAAATACTAGACTCTCATATCCACTGGAAAATTTTCATTCTGATATTGCTGGGAGGAGCTTCCATAATGGACGTTTTATTCAGAGAATGAGAGAAAAAGCTGCCACCATTCCCAA TGTAAAGCTAGTGCAAGGAACAGTGACATCCCTGCTTGAAGAAAATGGGACTATTAAGGGTGTTCAGTACAAAACTAAGGATGGTCAAGAACATAGAGCCTATGCTCCTCTTACTGTTGTCtgtgatggttgcttctcaaaTCTGCGTCGCTCTCTATGCAATCCTAAG ATTCCACCACAGCTTCATGATGCCTTCATTTCTGCAATAGATAAAGGTAATATCAGAACCATGCCAAATAGAAGCATGCCAGCTGATCCTCATCCGACTCCGGGAGCCCTTCTAATGGGTGACGCCTTCAATATGCGACATCCATTAACCGGCGGAGGAATGACTGTGGCACTGTCTGATATTGTTGTGCTTCGAGACCTTCTACATCCATTATGTGATCTTAATGATGCAGATTCTCTAGCTAAATACCTTGAATCCTTTTATACATTGCGCAAG CCTGTGGCGTCGACGATAAATACACTGGCAGGAGCCTTGTATAAAGTATTCTCTGCCTCCCCCGATGAGGCGAGGAAGGAAATGCGCGAAGCATGCTTTGACTATTTAAGCCTTGGAGGTATATTTTCATCAGGACCTGTGGCTTTACTCTCTGGTCTTAACCCACGGCCACTGAGCTTAGTCCTCCATTTCTTTGCTGTTGCAATATATGGTGTTGGTCGACTACTGCTTCCATTTCCTTCACCTAAAGCCATCTGGATTGGAGCTAGAATAATTTCA AGTGCTTCAGGAATTATTTTTCCCATAATCAGAGCTGAAGGAGTGAGACAAATGTTCTTCCCTGCAACTGTTCCTGCAATATACAGACATCCTCCTGTTGATGATAAATCAGATGATGTGCAGAAATCAAGGTAG
- the LOC110627423 gene encoding squalene epoxidase 3 isoform X1, producing MTAVSLHLPPTPQLNPSLSFLYKTTSPAQSPPLSFPLATSPPLFASVLTSRKRRQSSILLEATKVTQKPVFFSAASGTRSFHHINMAFVIDKFILGTFFASISVFFLLCIFRRNHQNLKNEQKFKEKAAFKTQNDNVQRPEDGSDPDVIIVGAGVAGTALACTLGKDGRRVQVIERDLTEPDRIVGELLQPGGYLKLIELGLEDCVEEIDAQRVLGYALFKDGKNTRLSYPLENFHSDIAGRSFHNGRFIQRMREKAATIPNVKLVQGTVTSLLEENGTIKGVQYKTKDGQEHRAYAPLTVVCDGCFSNLRRSLCNPKVAVPSCFVGLILENCQLPFANHGHVILADPSPILFYPISSTEVRCLVDVPGQKLPSIANGEMAKYLKDVVAPQIPPQLHDAFISAIDKGNIRTMPNRSMPADPHPTPGALLMGDAFNMRHPLTGGGMTVALSDIVVLRDLLHPLCDLNDADSLAKYLESFYTLRKPVASTINTLAGALYKVFSASPDEARKEMREACFDYLSLGGIFSSGPVALLSGLNPRPLSLVLHFFAVAIYGVGRLLLPFPSPKAIWIGARIISSASGIIFPIIRAEGVRQMFFPATVPAIYRHPPVDDKSDDVQKSR from the exons ATGACTGCAGTCTCTCTCCACCTCCCACCTACACCACAACTTAACCcgtctctttcttttctctatAAAACCACGTCACCTGCTCAATCTCCTCCGCTCTCTTTTCCCCTCGCCACCTCACCACCACTGTTTGCCTCCGTATTGACCTCAAGAAAAAGAAGACAAAGCAGCATTCTACTTGAGGCCACGAAAGTAACCCAAAAACCTGTTTTCTTTTCCGCTGCTTCTGGGACTCGTTCTTTTCACCATATAAATATGGCGTTTGTGATTGATAAGTTTATTCTTGGGACTTTCTTTGCCTCTATCTCTGTCTTTTTCCTTCTCTGCATTTTCCGCCGAAACCACCAGAACCTCAAGAACGAGCAGAAGTTCAAGGAAAAAGCCGCCTTCAAGACCCAAAATGATAATGTGCAAAGGCCAGAAGACGGCTCCGATCCTGACGTCATCATCGTCGGCGCTGGCGTCGCTGGTACAGCCCTCGCTTGTACGCTTGGCAAG GATGGAAGACGAGTTCAAGTGATAGAAAGAGACTTGACAGAGCCTGACAGAATCGTGGGTGAACTGCTCCAGCCAGGGGGAtatctaaaattaattgaattgggACTTGAGG ATTGTGTAGAGGAAATTGATGCCCAGCGAGTGCTTGGCTATGCTCTCTTCAAAGATGGTAAAAATACTAGACTCTCATATCCACTGGAAAATTTTCATTCTGATATTGCTGGGAGGAGCTTCCATAATGGACGTTTTATTCAGAGAATGAGAGAAAAAGCTGCCACCATTCCCAA TGTAAAGCTAGTGCAAGGAACAGTGACATCCCTGCTTGAAGAAAATGGGACTATTAAGGGTGTTCAGTACAAAACTAAGGATGGTCAAGAACATAGAGCCTATGCTCCTCTTACTGTTGTCtgtgatggttgcttctcaaaTCTGCGTCGCTCTCTATGCAATCCTAAG GTAGCTGTGCCTTCTTGCTTTGTGGGTTTAATTTTGGAGAACTGTCAGCTCCCTTTTGCAAATCATGGACATGTTATCTTAGCAGATCCTTCGCCGATTTTGTTTTATCCAATTAGCAGCACAGAGGTTCGCTGTTTGGTTGATGTACCAGGTCAAAAATTACCTTCCATTGCTAATGGTGAAATGGCCAAGTATTTGAAAGACGTGGTAGCACCACAG ATTCCACCACAGCTTCATGATGCCTTCATTTCTGCAATAGATAAAGGTAATATCAGAACCATGCCAAATAGAAGCATGCCAGCTGATCCTCATCCGACTCCGGGAGCCCTTCTAATGGGTGACGCCTTCAATATGCGACATCCATTAACCGGCGGAGGAATGACTGTGGCACTGTCTGATATTGTTGTGCTTCGAGACCTTCTACATCCATTATGTGATCTTAATGATGCAGATTCTCTAGCTAAATACCTTGAATCCTTTTATACATTGCGCAAG CCTGTGGCGTCGACGATAAATACACTGGCAGGAGCCTTGTATAAAGTATTCTCTGCCTCCCCCGATGAGGCGAGGAAGGAAATGCGCGAAGCATGCTTTGACTATTTAAGCCTTGGAGGTATATTTTCATCAGGACCTGTGGCTTTACTCTCTGGTCTTAACCCACGGCCACTGAGCTTAGTCCTCCATTTCTTTGCTGTTGCAATATATGGTGTTGGTCGACTACTGCTTCCATTTCCTTCACCTAAAGCCATCTGGATTGGAGCTAGAATAATTTCA AGTGCTTCAGGAATTATTTTTCCCATAATCAGAGCTGAAGGAGTGAGACAAATGTTCTTCCCTGCAACTGTTCCTGCAATATACAGACATCCTCCTGTTGATGATAAATCAGATGATGTGCAGAAATCAAGGTAG
- the LOC110628478 gene encoding putative pentatricopeptide repeat-containing protein At5g65820, giving the protein MDYILSKWLLGFIVGFPLVIGLSKRLTASFLTFLLRFLPRKWKMRRCAVGVEETSLARRREMRRLSLKISSFLNKHCCHQSLPSNSTSSSLNLIHRQLYQKAHEPIKENSASNNPRNGFGIVCLKTQEGSFKDGDDSSSNNVDEFGRDVEKVYRILRNFHSRVPKLELALHNSGVVMRAGLTERVLNRCGDAGNLGYRFFVWASKQPGYRHSYENYKAMVKIFSKMRQFGAVWALLEEMRKDNSVLITSELFVVLMRRFASARLVQKAIEVLDEMPKYGCEPDEYVFGCLLDALCKNGSVKQAASLFEDMRVRFRPSLNHFTSLLYGWCREGKLMEAKHVLVQMREAGFEPDIVVYNNLLIGYTMAGKMADAFDLLKEMRRKGCEPNANSYTILIQALSGQEKMDEAMRVFVEMERSGCEADIVAYAALISGFCKWGKINRAYQIIDTMIEKGHMPNQLIYLHIMLAHEKKEELDECMELKGKMQKVGCVPDLNIYNVVIRLACKLGEVDEGARVWNEMEANGFSPGLDSFVILIHGFIGQDCLVEACEYFKEMVGRGLLYAPQYGILKELLNALLRGKKLEMAKDVWSCIVTKGCELNTDAWTIWIHALFSNGHVKEACSYCLDMMDADVMPKPETFAKLMRGLRKLYNRQFAVEITEKVRKMAADRQTSFKMYKRRGERDLKEKVKAKSDGRKRRARRRQWGKPRGKASI; this is encoded by the coding sequence ATGGATTATATACTTTCCAAATGGTTATTGGGCTTCATAGTGGGCTTTCCTCTTGTCATTGGGCTTTCCAAACGTCTAACGGCGTCGTTTTTAACTTTCCTTCTGAGATTCCTCCCTAGAAAGTGGAAAATGCGACGATGTGCAGTTGGAGTCGAAGAGACCTCACTCGCTCGCAGAAGAGAAATGCGGAGACTCTCCTTGAAAATCAGCTCTTTTCTTAATAAACACTGTTGTCATCAGTCACTTCCCTCTAATTCAACAAGTTCCTCGCTTAATCTCATTCACAGACAGTTATACCAGAAAGCTCACGAACCCATCAAAGAAAATTCTGCATCTAACAATCCAAGAAATGGGTTTGGTATTGTGTGTCTCAAAACTCAAGAAGGGAGCTTTAAAGATGGGGACGACAGCAGCAGCAACAACGTTGATGAATTCGGAAGAGATGTCGAAAAGGTGTACAGAATCCTCAGAAATTTTCATTCTAGAGTTCCAAAATTAGAGCTTGCCTTGCATAATTCTGGTGTTGTAATGCGCGCGGGCTTAACCGAACGGGTATTAAATCGCTGTGGTGATGCAGGGAATTTGGGGTACAGGTTCTTTGTGTGGGCTTCAAAGCAGCCCGGCTATAGACATAGTTATGAAAATTATAAAGCTATGGTTAAGATTTTCAGTAAAATGAGACAATTTGGTGCAGTTTGGGCCTTGCTAGAAGAAATGAGGAAAGATAATAGTGTGTTGATAACGAGTGAATTGTTTGTTGTTTTGATGCGGAGGTTTGCTTCCGCTAGATTGGTTCAAAAAGCAATTGAGGTATTAGATGAGATGCCGAAATATGGATGTGAGCCTGATGAGTATGTGTTTGGTTGTTTATTGGATGCATTATGTAAAAATGGTAGTGTAAAGCAGGCTGCTTCGCTTTTTGAGGACATGAGAGTGAGGTTTAGACCAAGCTTGAATCACTTTACTTCTTTGTTATATGGTTGGTGTAGAGAAGGAAAGTTAATGGAGGCTAAGCATGTTCTGGTGCAAATGCGGGAAGCAGGGTTTGAGCCGGATATTGTGGTTTACAACAATCTTTTAATTGGCTATACCATGGCAGGAAAAATGGCAGATGCTTTTGATTTGTTGAAGGAGATGAGGAGGAAGGGGTGTGAACCTAATGCAAATTCCTATACTATTTTGATTCAGGCACTAAGCGGGCAAGAGAAGATGGATGAGGCAATGAGAGTTTTTGTTGAGATGGAAAGGAGTGGTTGCGAGGCAGATATTGTGGCTTATGCTGCATTAATAAGTGGGTTTTGCAAGTGGGGTAAAATTAATAGGGCATATCAGATTATAGATACTATGATAGAGAAAGGGCATATGCCTAATCAACTGATTTACTTGCACATAATGTTGGCTCATGAGAAGAAAGAAGAGTTGGATGAGTGTATGGAATTGAAGGGGAAAATGCAGAAGGTAGGCTGTGTTCCTGATCTCAACATTTACAATGTAGTGATTAGGTTGGCTTGCAAGTTGGGGGAAGTGGATGAGGGTGCTCGTGTTTGGAATGAAATGGAAGCAAATGGCTTTAGTCCAGGGTTGGACTCTTTTGTTATTCTGATTCATGGGTTTATTGGCCAGGATTGTTTGGTTGAGGCTTGTGAGTATTTCAAAGAAATGGTTGGAAGAGGCCTTTTATATGCTCCTCAATATGGTATCTTGAAGGAGTTGTTGAATGCTCTGCTGAGAGGTAAGAAGCTTGAAATGGCTAAAGATGTATGGAGTTGCATTGTTACCAAAGGATGTGAGCTTAATACAGATGCTTGGACAATTTGGATTCATGCACTATTTTCAAATGGACATGTGAAAGAGGCTTGTTCATATTGTTTGGATATGATGGATGCAGATGTAATGCCAAAGCCAGAAACTTTTGCTAAGCTCATGCGTGGtctaaggaaattgtataacAGGCAGTTTGCAGTAGAGATCACAGAAAAGGTGAGAAAGATGGCTGCAGATAGACAGACCAGTTTCAAAATGTATAAACGACGAGGGGAGAGGGATTTAAAAGAAAAGGTTAAGGCAAAAAGTGATGGGAGAAAGAGGAGGGCTCGAAGACGCCAGTGGGGGAAGCCCCGTGGTAAAGCTAGCATCTAG